The sequence CAGGTCCTCGGCCGCCTCGTTGCGGCCGCGCCGCAGCTGCACCAGCGCCTGGTTGTAGCGGGCGTCATCGAACGCCGGGTCGATCCCCAGCGCCTCGTCGAAGGCCCGCTCGGCCTCCTCCAACCGGCCGGATGCCAGGGCATCCACCCCGCGATTGTAGGGCGGCCGGGCCCGATAACGTCTCTCGGCGCCCGCCCATTCGTCCTCGCTGAAGACCAGCAGCAGATCGTCGCCCACGGACAGGCGGTCGGGATCGGTCAGGCCGTTGGCCGCCGCGATCTCCGCGGCCCGCGCCGGGTCGCCGTAGTAGAGGTCGGCCACGGTGCGCAGGGTCTCCCCCGACGCCACCGTGTGGACCAGGGTGTACTGCTCGTGCTGCCGCAGGGTGTCGAGACGCACCGCCTGGCGCACGGGCCGCTTGTCGCAACCGGGCGCTGCAGCCAGTGCGCCGAACAGCGCGACCAGGGCCAGTCTGCGCTTCATGATCGGACCTCCGGTTCGTCGAGACCGCCGCGCTCGGCCGCGCGGCGGATCTCCGCCAGAGCCGCCAGCATGTCGGTCCCGGTTTCCGTCGCGAAGAGCTCGCGACGGATGGCCGACGCGCCCGGGAAGCCGCGGAAATAGCGCGCCACGTGCTTTCTTACCAGGTAGGAGCCCGAGCGTTCCCCGCGCAGGTGGCAATCCTCTCCGATGTGCCGTTTCGCCAGGTCCAGGATGTCCAGAAGCGTCGGCGGCTCGTAGTCGCCGAGACCTTCGGCGGCGTCCATTTGCCTGAAGAGCCACGGATTCCCCATGGCGCCGCGGCCCACCATCACGGCATGGCAGCGCGTCTGGCGCACCATGTCGGCGTAGCTCTCGCCATCGACGACGTCGCCGTTGCCGATGACCGGTATCTCGAGGGTCTCCACGAGATCGGCGATGCGGTCCCAGTTCGCCCGGCCGGAGTACTTCTGGGCGCGCGTACGGCCGTGCAGGGTGACCCAGACACAACCCGCGTCCTGCAGGGCCAGGCCCACTTCGCGGTAGTTGACCGACGCCTCGTCCCAG comes from bacterium and encodes:
- a CDS encoding tetratricopeptide repeat protein: MKRRLALVALFGALAAAPGCDKRPVRQAVRLDTLRQHEQYTLVHTVASGETLRTVADLYYGDPARAAEIAAANGLTDPDRLSVGDDLLLVFSEDEWAGAERRYRARPPYNRGVDALASGRLEEAERAFDEALGIDPAFDDARYNQALVQLRRGRNEAAEDLLVDVRSRRPGDQDVLAALGNSLFYQTRFAEAVAVFRELLGLEPRHRQGAYGLARALTEAGMIESAITAWEDYLRLDGDSAWATRAREQLKLLRGG
- the dusB gene encoding tRNA dihydrouridine synthase DusB; the protein is MFERKPARLSPAIPWFADVRTALSPMSGVSDRAFRDICRDFGAGLAFCEFTAAKGLTYHTEKTWQLIDTKGEQAPVGVQIFGNEPESMAGAARMMRGRRLDVLDINFGCPAKKVVRKCGGSALLADLPLLIAVARAVVAGSPVPVSAKIRTGWDEASVNYREVGLALQDAGCVWVTLHGRTRAQKYSGRANWDRIADLVETLEIPVIGNGDVVDGESYADMVRQTRCHAVMVGRGAMGNPWLFRQMDAAEGLGDYEPPTLLDILDLAKRHIGEDCHLRGERSGSYLVRKHVARYFRGFPGASAIRRELFATETGTDMLAALAEIRRAAERGGLDEPEVRS